The nucleotide window TAAAAATATTGTACTCATCCATGGTTTTAAAGATTACTGTGCATTGCTATTTCATAAAGGAGCGTTGTTGAAGGATCCAGCAGGAGTTTTAGTGCAACAAACGGAAAAGGTACAAGCAGCTCGCCAAATTCGTTTTAAAAATTGGCAGGAAATACAGCAACTTGAGCCAGTTATTAAGGAATATATTAATGAAGCAATCGAAGTAGAAGCAGCAGGTCTGAAAGTGGAAACAAAGAAGGACCCAGAAATTGAAATCCCAGAGGAGTTACAAAGTAAGTTCGATGAGGATACTACATTTAAAGAGGCCTTTGAGTCATTGACACCAGGCAGACAGCGTGAATATATTTATCATTTTGCACAAGCAAAGCAATCAAAAACGAAAACGGCACGCATCGAAAAAAACATGGAACGTATTTTCAATGGTAAAGGTTTACGCGATTGCATTTGTGGGCACTCAAAGCGGATGCCTAACTGTGATGGCTCACATAAATATGTAAATTAAGAAGGGGGGAGATTTCCCCTTCTATTTATATCGACTTGTTAGCTTCTCTTTATGACTAAGCATTATTTCTGTTAAATCGATATCGTATTTATCAGCTAGAACGAAAAGGTTATCAAGTACATCGCCGAGTTCTTCCTTTAAATTATCGATTTGCTCAGCTTTTGTTAGAGCTGTTTCATCTGGACGGTCACGCCCAATCTCAATTGTGCGAATGGCTCGAGAAACTTCGCCAACCTCTTCTGTTAAAAAATTTACACGAATAAATGGGCTTAATTCATACCAATTACGCTTTTTATAAAACTCTGTAACCCATTGCTGGTATTCGAATATATTCATAAAACCCCTCCTTTTATGCTTTTCATATTATAGCATGATAGAAATTATTGTAGTGATGGGGCATATAATGATATATATTTTGCGTTGAGTCAATATATATAGATTATTTACAAAATTTATATTAATTAATAGCCTTAAGAACTATTTCCGTTTTCTCCTTTCGGTTTTATTTTCCTATAAAACAGTGATATTTTTGCTAATATTGTGATTGAATGATTTAAAATAACTAATCGATGTGCTATTATTAATTAATACGTTTATTTAAGGAAAGGGGAATTTTATGAAGATACTTGTTGTTGATGATTCTGCATTTTCTCAAAAAATAACTATAAAAACGTTAAAATCGATATATCCTGATGCTGTATATGAAACTGCTGACGATGGTGTTGAATGTATAGAAAAATATGAGTCTTTCTTACCTAATTTAGTTTTTTTAGATTTATTAATGCCAAATATGACGGGGCAGGAGGCAATTGTTAAATTGCTTGAAAAATTCCCAGAGGCTAAAGTTATTGTACTTTCAGCAGATGTCCAAGCAACAGTACGTGAAGAAGTTTTGGCGGCTGGAGCATTAAAGTTTATTAATAAACCAATAAATGTTGACAAGCTTGGTGAAATCCAGTCATTGATAGAAAGGTGAAATCTGTGCTTACGACTACACAAGAAGACATATTAAAAGAATTGTATAACGTATTTGTTGGTGAGGCGGCTAGCTTGCTGTCAGAAATTCTTCAAAAAAGAATTTACTTATCTGTTCCAGAGGTAGAGTTGTTAACAATTAGTGATTTAAGTGCTGAAGATAGAGAAAATTTAATTCCTATTTTGAATGGAACGATTTTGTCTACTTCGTTAAAATTTGGAAACGTTTTCTCGGGAAGAGCAGAATTTATTTTTCCAACTGAGCAAATTAAGTATGTGACTGCACTTTGTTTAGGTGAAGAATATACGATGGAAGCTGAGGAATCCTCTTTTAGTGATGAGGATTTTGATGTTGTGAAAGAAATCGGCAATATTATATTGAATGCAATAATGGGAGGTATGGGTAGCCTGCTTAACATGAAGCTAGACTACGATGTGCCGCAAGTTGTTTTGCATGAGCAAGGGGAGTTTAGCAAAACATTTTTTAACACAAAAGAAAGCAATATACTGTTGTTGTATGTGAATTTTGGTGTAGATGAGTCTGAAGTAATGGGCCTTATTTTAATAAAATTCTCATTGGAATCTATTGAATTTTTAATACAAAAAGTGGACGAGATTAGTAGGGACGCAGATGAATAATTTATATTTAACGATTATTAACCAGTTAGACAATGGTATTATTTTGCTTGATGAGCATTTAAATATCCAATTATGGAATGACTGGTTGAAAAAGTTTACAGGTCAAGATGAAGGCGATGTTAAAGGCCAGCAAGTAACGCAGGTTATTCCGCGATTGAATAAAGAAATATACATTCAAATGTTTGAAAAAGCTCTGTGGAATAAGCAAAAGAACTTTTGCTCTGCTGCTATGCATGAATATTTTATAGATTGTGAACGCAAGAGTGAATGCACAAAGAAAATGCGCCAAAATATGTTAATACGGCATATTGAATTGGATAATAAAATATATATTATGCTAGAAATTCATGATGTGACCAATCATTATGAGCGAATTCGTAAGTTGAATAAATCCTTACAAAATTCAATAGGATTTACAAAAAGTCTAAAGCGTTTTGCATTTTATGATAGTTTAACGAATTTACCAAATAGAAAATTTATTATTGATCGAATTGAAAGTCTGACTGAACAGGAAGATGCTGTATTCACGTTATTTTTCTTAGACTTAAATGGATTTAAGTCTGTCAATGATAGCATGGGACATACACAAGGAGATCAGTTATTGCAAATGATTGCAGAGCGATGTCACCAGTTGACAGATGAACAATCTGTTTTTGCCCGCTTAGGTGGAGATGAATTTGTGCTATTAGTTGAAAATATTTCTTCTGTTGAGCAGCATAATGAGCAAATTGCAAAAATTCATGAACTATTAGTGGAGCCGTTTATTATTGAAGACAAGGCCGTTTCTATTTCTACAAGCATTGGTTATGCCTGTTTCCCACAAGATGGCGTAACAGTTAAACAACTAATAAATATAGCGGATCGCCAAATGTATTTGCATAAGCAAAAAGTGAATAATAAAGCATAAAAATACAATTCTACTTTATATGAATTGTATTTTTTGTGTGGGATGATTTATCAGAAAACTTAAACTATAATTAAAGAAAGTGCCCAACAATCGTCATGTAGATGATTGTTGGGCTTTATCAATGTATTATTTTTGTTCTTTCGATTTTTTCTGCGCAAAGTAAAACACAATGGATAACGTAATACCGAGTATAATAAATGTCCAATCATTATTAGCGATGCCTAGAACGAAAAAAGGAATGCCGAATATCCACAACATAGTATCACCCCTTATTTTAATTTCAATGAATGTTTTCACAAGTTAATGAATCCTCTTAAGAGCTTGGAAAAAAGCTGGACACAATTATGAAATGTTAATTACTATTTTATACGACTGTAAGCTAAGAAAGATTCGATTTTTTGTTATAGCTATTTGTGGCATAATAAACAATGAGAATAATCTACAATCGTGGAGTGATTTTTTGATTCAATTTATTTTTTACTCAAGCGTTGTTTTCTAGGGGACGACTGCCGATGTCAGTGATTAAGGATGAACACATACTAGTGGAAGGTGGAGAAGTCCGTCTTACAGTGGTTGGTACAAAAGCATAAAACCAATCGAGGTTCGGAGCGAGAGATGAAAGAAGTTCTCGTGAAGCAGGAACTAGAAGTAATCGCTTTGTAGAGCAAGGCGGTGAATTGGCTCATTCACCTTAAAAGCCTGAAACACTATTAGGAAAACGAACGGAACCCTTTTTCTTCAGATGAAAATTCATCTTGGAGGAAGATAACGTTTGAGTAGATTAAAAGAAAATACCGCTTTTCAATGTGAAAATTGTCAAGCATATGTGCAGCCATTAACAAATGGCAGCTTTCGCAATCATTGCCCATTTTGCTTGTATTCAAAGCATTTGGATGTAAAGCCAGGCGATCGTTTAAGTGAGTGTCGAGGTTTAATGAAGCCAATTGACTTGGATTATACAAGTAAAAAAGGTTATCAACTTATACATGAGTGTATAAAATGTGGGAAAAAGCAACGCAATAAAATAGCAATTGATACAATACAAGAAGACGATATTGTGAGTTTGATGTTAAAGAATTCTTATTAATAGGTTATTCTCAAAGGGGCTGTCCGGAAAGATACTATCTTTTCAGATGGTTCCTTTTTAGTATTTTTATACAATATATAGTATTAATATGCGTTGAGGGATAGTATGCCTATTCAACAATGTAATAATCCGAATTATACTTGCAGCATTCAAGCGTTATGAAGGTGACTCCGTTCCATCAAGTGCTTTAAAGGAAACTGCTGCGACCGTTAAAAGAGAGCTTGATGAAGGTACTATTATTTTTAGTTTGACAGAGCAAAATGAAATTGTTGCTGTTGTAAAATGCAAGTTAGAAGCAGATATATTGTATTTTTCACGACTATCTGTGCTCCCCTCTGCACAAAGAAAAGGGCTTGCCACACAGCTGGTTCATTATATAGAGCAGTATGCCACAAATCGACATTTGAAATATGTTACATGTAAAGTGCGCAAAAGCGAGAATGGTAATGTCCGTCTCTATACAGGGCTTGGCTATCAAATTGTTGAGGAGGATATTAACAGAGGTGTGCCAACTGTAACGATAGAAAAAAGCATGATATGATGGAAGTGATAGTTTATGGTGATGAGGACGAAGAAGCAAATATTATTGATGAGAAATATAGTAGGGTTTCGAAATACTGCTGTACATGATGTTCAAGCAATTGAGTTAACTATTTCACAGCTTATATGCAAGGGATTTTAGCTATTAAATAAGGAGGTACATGATATGCAACATATTCAAATAGAGCAGTTGTTACAGGACAAGGTGAAGCATGCAGGAAAAGTCGCGGCAGGAGCAGGCTACGATGTAATGAATATACAATTGAAAGCAGGCGAATCGATTGCAGAGCATACAGCACCTGGTGAGGTATTAATTATTTGTCGTAAAGGGCGTGTGAAATTTGATGTGGAAGGGCAAATAACAGAGCTTGACGCCGATGCGCTGTTAATGCTTGAGCCAAACGAAAAGCATAGTCTTGAAGCAGTAGAAGATTGTGAAGTTGTCGTGGTACGATTGAAAAAATAATAAATGGAAAAGTTCTGGTTGTTGCAAATCGGAGCTTTTTTTGTTATTTTCTGTGAAGCAGAGGGAGGAACGATATGGCACATATATTATACATAGAAGATGAAGTAGAAATTGGTGAATGGGTAGCGAAGGAGCTGACAGAGCGCGGCTATGAGGTGACGTGGTTGACATCTGGTGAAGGTGCTGAGCAATATGTGGAGCGAGTAGATGTTGTTGTATTAGATGTGATGCTGCCGGGCTTGGATGGCTTTTCAGTAGGCAAGCGCTTGAAAAATCGAAATGGCGAGCTGCCAATTTTAATGCTTTCTGCACGTACGGCAGTTGAGGACAAGTTAGAAGGATTGAGCTTTGCAGACGATTATTTAACAAAGCCCTTTCATCCAGATGAATTAATGGCACGTGTCGAAGTGCTGTTAAGGCGCTTCCAAAAAAATGAGGCACAATTAACCATTGGGCATTTAACTGTATATACAAAGGATATGCGTATCATCAATCAGCAAACACAGGAGGAAATTCAGCTAACAGGTAAACAATACTATTTATTCCAATATTTTATTCGCCATTTAAATCAAATTTTAACGAAGGAACAGCTTTATGAAAATGTGTGGGGCGAGGCGTATATAGAAGGAGATAAAACATTGATGGTTCACATCCGCTATTTACGTGAAAAAATCGAAATGCACCCTGCACAGCCAACTATTATCGAGACGATCCGTGGCATTGGCTATCGGGTGAAAGAATGAAAAAACTATTTAATTCACTACAGGCGAAATATATGTTGATTATCTTTACCGCAATTGGCTTGCTTTGGGGAATTCAAATCACCTATTCTGCCGTTGGAATCTATTGGATGAATAAAAATTATGACGATGAAACAGTTGATTACACCGAAGTTGAAAAGGAATGGCATGAAGGAGCAAATGCATTAGAGCAAGCCTCTCGAGAGCAAATTCAGCAATATTTTGCACAATGGCAAGCCTACCTTCCACAAGCAACGATGTTTTGGGTGGATGCGAATGGACAATTAGTGGAGCAAATGAATGTTATAGAGCAGATCCCTGCCAAATGGGATGCTGTAACAACGGCACAATATATAAAGTCGCATTATGGGGAGGACCCATTTACAGTGCTCGCCTTTCTAGGGCAGGATGCAGCAAATGGCTTCGTCGTCATTGAGATACCGAGAGAGGTATTCAAAGTGCCTATGCAAAAATTACACGATCGTTATGGAACTTTACTAATGGTTAGTGTACTGGTAGGACTATTACTGTTTATCGTTGTATCATTTTTATTTTTCAAGGGTATTCGTAAGCGTTTAATGCAGCTACAGGAAGGGATGGCATTGCGCGATATGGACGGGCTGCCGTTACAAATTGAAGTGAAAAAGAAGGATGAAATTGGACAGCTTGAGCAAAGCTTTAATCAAATGGTAGTAGAGCTAAAGGAGAGCAAACAGCGTGAGCAGCAGGAGGAGCAGCTTCGCCGAGAATTAATTTCGAATTTATCCCATGATTTGCGCACACCTTTAACGAAAGTGCGAGCACAGGCCTATTCAATCAGTAAGGAGAATTTATCGGTGGAGGGCAAACAGGCAGTAAAAGCGTTGGAAAACTCCTTTGTTCATATTGACCATTTAATGGAAAATTTAATGTCCTACACATTGTTGATGGCAAGCCGTTTTAATTATCAGCCACAGGAAATCGATGTTGTGCGATTTACACGCGAGCATTTAGCTACATGGTATCCTGCCTTTGAAAAGGAAGGTTTTACGATTGATATTGAGTTAAGGGCTTTCACTGAGAGTAAATGGTTAGTGGACAAAATATGGTTGGGACGAATACTTGATAATTTACTACAAAATGTGCTACGTCATGCAAAGGATGGTCGCTATATTCAGGTGAAAACAGTGGAAACGGAGCAATATCAAGCGATCGTTTTAACAGACCGAGGCAAAGGAATGCAGCATCTATCCGATGAAAAAGGTGCAGGTATTGGTTTATCTATTGTTGATATGATGGTTAAAGGTATGAGCTTGGAATGGACAATTGATACAAATGAAGATGGGACGATGATTCAAATTAAAGCATTGAAAGGGTATAAATAGCCCTTTCAATGCTTTTTTAAACAAAATTTAAACTTAGCCCTCCCTTGTTTTTAAACTTCACGCTTTATGATAAATAAAGAGGTGATGGAAATGGAATATATCGTAGAAACGCAAAAATTAACAAAGAAATTTAGCAAGGATACAGCAGTCAGTGATTTGGAGTTGCGTATTCCAAAAGGTGAGATATACGGCTTCTTAGGACCGAATGGAGCAGGCAAAACGACAACGATTCGTATGCTGCTAGGGTTAATGAAGCCAAGTGCAGGGAATATCCGCATTTTCCAAAAGGATTTAACGAAGGAGCGTATCCAAATTTTAAAAAAGGTTGGCTCATTAGTTGAAAATCCATCGTATTATCCGCACTTAACAGCGTATGAAAATTTAGAGGCAGTACGGAAAATTTTACAAGTGCCAAAATCCCGTATTGATGAGGTGTTAGAAATTGTTCGCTTATCGGATGTTGCGAATAAAAAAGTAAAAGGCTTTTCGCTAGGCATGAAGCAACGTCTAGGAATTGCTACAGCACTTCTTAGCAATCCAGAATTATTAATTTTGGATGAACCGACGAACGGATTAGACCCTTCAGGTATTATCGAAATTCGCAATTTAATTAAGCGTTTGCCGAGCGAATATGGCATGACAGTGTTAATTTCAAGTCATTTGCTATCGGAAATTGATCAAATTGCAACGAGAGTTGGCATCGTTGCAAAAGGTAAATTAATTTTTCAAGATTCGATTGAAGCAATGCGTAAACATGCACAACAAAAAATATCGATAAAGGTAAATGATACAGAGCAAGCATGGCGCACATTGCTAGGAAAAGGGATACAAGCAGATTATAAAAATGGCTTACTAGCTCTTGCGAATACGGACGATACTTATGTGGCAGAAGCGATTCGTCTGCTTGTACAAGAGGGCTTTTCAATTTACCGCGTTGAAGAGGAAAAGCAATCGCTTGAGGATATTTTCTTGCAAATGACGGGAGGTAATGAAAGCATATGATCAATTATTTGATTCGTTCCGATTTGTTGAAAATCAAGCGTAAAGGCTTTTGGTTATTAACATTTTTAGGTCCTTTCGGTGTCGTTGTAATGCAAATGGTCAATTATGGTGTACGCAAAGATTATTTATTGCAGCAAAGCGATGATGACTGGTTATATTATCTAATGAATGTCCATGCATTTACACCTTTGGCACTTGTATTAGGTATTGCAATTCTTACTTCCTTTATGGCGAGTGTCGAAAATGAAACGAATGCATGGAAGCAGCTGATTGCATTACCAGTTTCAAAAATGACGGTTTATTTATCAAAGTTCACGGTGATGGCTTTATTACTAGGTGTGTCATCAATACTGTTAATGCTGTTTAGCACAGCATATGGAGTTTTTTTAAATTTAGGCGATGCTATTCCTTATGAACAGCTACTGCAATATAGCTTCTATCCGTATTTTGCAGCATTGCCTGTACTAGCGTTGCAGCTATGGGTGGCAACGGTTAGCCAAAATCAAGGTGTGCCAATTACAACAGGGATTGTAGGTGTCATTTTGACTTATATGGCTTATTCATTGCCGGACTGGGTCATTTGGAAATGGCCATCGCTTATGAATGCATGGAATGAGCCGTTAATGAACGTTTGGTTAGGTATCGGGGTAGGCGCTTTATTATATATTGCAGGTATGCTGGATTTTTTCAGAAGGGATGTGAAGTAAATGCTAGCAATTTTACAATCCGAATGGTTTAAGCTACGCAAATCAAAAATTACAGCACTTTTGCTAGTT belongs to Lysinibacillus louembei and includes:
- a CDS encoding sensor domain-containing diguanylate cyclase, with the protein product MNNLYLTIINQLDNGIILLDEHLNIQLWNDWLKKFTGQDEGDVKGQQVTQVIPRLNKEIYIQMFEKALWNKQKNFCSAAMHEYFIDCERKSECTKKMRQNMLIRHIELDNKIYIMLEIHDVTNHYERIRKLNKSLQNSIGFTKSLKRFAFYDSLTNLPNRKFIIDRIESLTEQEDAVFTLFFLDLNGFKSVNDSMGHTQGDQLLQMIAERCHQLTDEQSVFARLGGDEFVLLVENISSVEQHNEQIAKIHELLVEPFIIEDKAVSISTSIGYACFPQDGVTVKQLINIADRQMYLHKQKVNNKA
- a CDS encoding MazG-like family protein, whose product is MNIFEYQQWVTEFYKKRNWYELSPFIRVNFLTEEVGEVSRAIRTIEIGRDRPDETALTKAEQIDNLKEELGDVLDNLFVLADKYDIDLTEIMLSHKEKLTSRYK
- a CDS encoding chemotaxis protein CheC, which encodes MLTTTQEDILKELYNVFVGEAASLLSEILQKRIYLSVPEVELLTISDLSAEDRENLIPILNGTILSTSLKFGNVFSGRAEFIFPTEQIKYVTALCLGEEYTMEAEESSFSDEDFDVVKEIGNIILNAIMGGMGSLLNMKLDYDVPQVVLHEQGEFSKTFFNTKESNILLLYVNFGVDESEVMGLILIKFSLESIEFLIQKVDEISRDADE
- a CDS encoding response regulator transcription factor is translated as MAHILYIEDEVEIGEWVAKELTERGYEVTWLTSGEGAEQYVERVDVVVLDVMLPGLDGFSVGKRLKNRNGELPILMLSARTAVEDKLEGLSFADDYLTKPFHPDELMARVEVLLRRFQKNEAQLTIGHLTVYTKDMRIINQQTQEEIQLTGKQYYLFQYFIRHLNQILTKEQLYENVWGEAYIEGDKTLMVHIRYLREKIEMHPAQPTIIETIRGIGYRVKE
- a CDS encoding sensor histidine kinase translates to MKKLFNSLQAKYMLIIFTAIGLLWGIQITYSAVGIYWMNKNYDDETVDYTEVEKEWHEGANALEQASREQIQQYFAQWQAYLPQATMFWVDANGQLVEQMNVIEQIPAKWDAVTTAQYIKSHYGEDPFTVLAFLGQDAANGFVVIEIPREVFKVPMQKLHDRYGTLLMVSVLVGLLLFIVVSFLFFKGIRKRLMQLQEGMALRDMDGLPLQIEVKKKDEIGQLEQSFNQMVVELKESKQREQQEEQLRRELISNLSHDLRTPLTKVRAQAYSISKENLSVEGKQAVKALENSFVHIDHLMENLMSYTLLMASRFNYQPQEIDVVRFTREHLATWYPAFEKEGFTIDIELRAFTESKWLVDKIWLGRILDNLLQNVLRHAKDGRYIQVKTVETEQYQAIVLTDRGKGMQHLSDEKGAGIGLSIVDMMVKGMSLEWTIDTNEDGTMIQIKALKGYK
- a CDS encoding GNAT family N-acetyltransferase, with product MLAAFKRYEGDSVPSSALKETAATVKRELDEGTIIFSLTEQNEIVAVVKCKLEADILYFSRLSVLPSAQRKGLATQLVHYIEQYATNRHLKYVTCKVRKSENGNVRLYTGLGYQIVEEDINRGVPTVTIEKSMI
- a CDS encoding cupin domain-containing protein — its product is MQHIQIEQLLQDKVKHAGKVAAGAGYDVMNIQLKAGESIAEHTAPGEVLIICRKGRVKFDVEGQITELDADALLMLEPNEKHSLEAVEDCEVVVVRLKK
- a CDS encoding response regulator; the encoded protein is MKILVVDDSAFSQKITIKTLKSIYPDAVYETADDGVECIEKYESFLPNLVFLDLLMPNMTGQEAIVKLLEKFPEAKVIVLSADVQATVREEVLAAGALKFINKPINVDKLGEIQSLIER
- a CDS encoding RNHCP domain-containing protein; translation: MSRLKENTAFQCENCQAYVQPLTNGSFRNHCPFCLYSKHLDVKPGDRLSECRGLMKPIDLDYTSKKGYQLIHECIKCGKKQRNKIAIDTIQEDDIVSLMLKNSY
- a CDS encoding DUF1801 domain-containing protein — encoded protein: MTNPKVDEFLSNATAWKEEFKVLREIALDSGLTEDFKWMHPCYTLKNKNIVLIHGFKDYCALLFHKGALLKDPAGVLVQQTEKVQAARQIRFKNWQEIQQLEPVIKEYINEAIEVEAAGLKVETKKDPEIEIPEELQSKFDEDTTFKEAFESLTPGRQREYIYHFAQAKQSKTKTARIEKNMERIFNGKGLRDCICGHSKRMPNCDGSHKYVN
- a CDS encoding ABC transporter ATP-binding protein, with product MEYIVETQKLTKKFSKDTAVSDLELRIPKGEIYGFLGPNGAGKTTTIRMLLGLMKPSAGNIRIFQKDLTKERIQILKKVGSLVENPSYYPHLTAYENLEAVRKILQVPKSRIDEVLEIVRLSDVANKKVKGFSLGMKQRLGIATALLSNPELLILDEPTNGLDPSGIIEIRNLIKRLPSEYGMTVLISSHLLSEIDQIATRVGIVAKGKLIFQDSIEAMRKHAQQKISIKVNDTEQAWRTLLGKGIQADYKNGLLALANTDDTYVAEAIRLLVQEGFSIYRVEEEKQSLEDIFLQMTGGNESI
- a CDS encoding ABC transporter permease; the encoded protein is MINYLIRSDLLKIKRKGFWLLTFLGPFGVVVMQMVNYGVRKDYLLQQSDDDWLYYLMNVHAFTPLALVLGIAILTSFMASVENETNAWKQLIALPVSKMTVYLSKFTVMALLLGVSSILLMLFSTAYGVFLNLGDAIPYEQLLQYSFYPYFAALPVLALQLWVATVSQNQGVPITTGIVGVILTYMAYSLPDWVIWKWPSLMNAWNEPLMNVWLGIGVGALLYIAGMLDFFRRDVK